A segment of the Triticum urartu cultivar G1812 chromosome 1, Tu2.1, whole genome shotgun sequence genome:
GCAACTTATTCCCTCTCCGCAAACTCGTCACAACCCCAATCATCGCTCTAATCACCTTTGATGAAGCAGTACTCTAGTAGATCCCACTTGCAACAACCCTTGTAATAACAATGCATGCAAGGGTAGTGCAATTTAAACCTCTATCCACAAATGGCCGACAAATTTCTACTGCTTGTTTGCCATTTAAAACATATGGTTTTTGCTACTGCCTCCGAATTTTTTTGCAACCCTATTACCTCAGTCGAATGAGCTCATGGAATCATCTATAATGACGGTTTACAATTATAAAAAAATACTTTTTTAATAGTGAAAATAATAGTATGATGAAAATCATGTCAAAAGGCAAATGGTCACAAAACGACACCATTTTTTGTGTTGAACTAAAAACATATGTCAACATATAATGATAAAGCCTAGGGAGAGGATAGTATTATTCTCAATGCTAGGCATGTGATTCATATTTGATTGCTATGTGTCGGCCCAGCAAAGCGAGGCACTGACCGGCAGCCTACCAAGCCATCAAATTGAAGCACGTGTATGCGTAGAATGATATGCAGAGTGGGTCATCCTTCTCACCCACACATCCTTGTGAAGGAAAagatgccactgcaatttccccGCATACGTCCCCTCCACGGCTCACATCCAGAAGAGCATGTCGTCGGCATCACACTTTCGTGGACGCTTGCATTGCTCCGTAGTGACCTGCCGCCACTGCCGACCGTCATAACACAGCAAATTTTACAAATGTTGCCCTTGCGGATGTTGCCCACACGGTGGTGCCTTTGGACTTGTGTTTGCTAGTTTGGGAATCCGTCTGTAATGGTCTTCACTTGTTTTTTCATCTGTAATGGTATTCACTTGTTTCTCTAAATCAACGGAGGTCTCCCGGAATCATGGCAATGCTCCTGCTGTCTATCAAAAATAATCATATATGGTCTTCTTTTGAAATGGCTCATTGTTTGGCTTTGGTTTGCCATGGTGCTTGTGGAAATTCCTCCTGCTCTTCTTACTTGGCTTGCTACTACGAACATTGATGTTGTCCGTATCGGTAGTCTTGCTCGGTGGTCGACGCTTAGTGTTTGATCCCTGACCATGAGCACTAGGAGCCTGTGCAACAGGGAAGTGTGGCTGGTGGTGCGCCATGTACTGCTGCTGTGGGGAGTACGGTCGATGGTGCGCCATTGCCATGTACTGCTCCTGGAGCACATGGTCAATGCCCATCCGGGCCTGCCTCGTCACATCAGGGAAGAATTCTTGCCTGAAGGAGAATTCTTGCCTGAAGGGCTGCCTCgtcacatcatcatcagggaagAAGTCTTGCCTGAAACCAGGGGAGAATTCTTGTCTGAAGGGCTGCCTCgtcacatcatcatcagggaagAATTCTTGCCTGAAATCAGGGGAGAATTCTTGCCTGAAGTACGGCACGTACGGCCGCTGCACCATCGGAGGAATATTGTGGTACGGGTACGGCTGCTGGACCATCGGAGGAATATTGTAGGTATTCCTGGCCACCGCCATGGCAGGAAACTCCTGCTGCTGGTACCGCATGTATGGTTGTTGTCGCTGGAGCATAGGAAGATTCAGCTGGCTATGCACTTCAGGCGGGAACGCCGTGTATGGCTGCCGAAGCATAGGGCTGCCGGCGTCCAGGGCGTGAGCCCGCGCCGGAACCGGAAACTCTTGATCACGAGTTCCTCCGGCCTGGCGCCATGGCGCCCCCACAAAGCCCATGCCTGCGTCCTCCACTCTATCATCCTCTTGAACAGGAGAGGCGTCCTCATCCTCCATAaccatctcctcgtcctcctggaTGGACTCGCCGTGGGTTGCGGACACGGGGACGCAAGGGTCGGGCTGCCCGTCGGCGGGGGTTGCGGTTGCGGGCACGGGCACGCAGGGGTGGGGCTGCTCGGCGTCGTGGATCGCGGTTGCGGACACGGGGGCGCCGGGGTGGGGCTGCTGCTGCATCTGGCGGAagcggagggagagggaggcgtgGAGGGAGGAGACATGGGCGTCGATGTCGTCCCAGGTGAAGGGGAGATGGTAATGGGGCGGCGCGCAGGCGACGAGGCGGTCGAAGGTCTCCCGCAGGCGCTGCTTCCTGACGGGGAGCGCCGCGATGGCGGCCTCCAGGTCAGCCGTCGCCATCGGCGCCGCCGGCCGGGCCTGGCCAGTCGGCGACGACATGTCCGCCATGGGATGGGGAACACACGAGGACGGACGAGTCAAGGAGGAGGGGCGCAGGAGCTTGGGGAGGGGGGCAGCGACGGCGACGAATCGCCGGAGGCGGGGGAAAGCAGGGCCAAGGGGACGACAGGAGGCGATTTGTCCGGCGTGGAGGGTCAGGGGAGGCAGGCGGAGTTCGACGGCATGCCGGTGGGGATCGGGAAGGTGGGTGGCCGcgcggacgagggccgacggcgggagtggagaggggggggggggggggggggggggggggggggggggggggggggggggggggaggggtggggggggggcggCTAGGGTGGGGGGCGAGGGCGGAAACCCTAGGGCGTCGGGGCGACGGCTTTATCCGGCCGGAGCGGCGGGTACGGCGGCCATCCGGTGGGTGGCCGCGCGCGCGCCCGTGGGATGAGCGCCACGTGCAGAGGCGGGATGGCTCCTGGGTTGGGCCGACTTGCTGCCCACTAGCTGCTGTGCTGCTGTCTAATCACTCTACTGCCTTTGTTTTAGTTGCTTTCACTCGACTCAGTCTACGGCCCATATTCCGCTCGCTATTAGAGTGTTTTTTTTAGGCGCTAACGTTTCATTCGACtgtttctttttttttctctttcgACTATTTTTCTTGGGATACCTTTCGAAATATAATCAACTGACAAGATAGTACAAAGAACACCAGAAGTAAACATAAGTAAATAACATATCTAtgtccgtagaccacctagcgatgACTACCAGCACTGGAGTTGGTTTTAGTCGGGACCACGCTCTTGCCTTCTTCTTGTGCCCCTTCATTATTGATCTGAATTCAAGTTAGATTAGAGAATACCGGTGCCTTTTGATCCACCCTTAGGTTTGAAAATTGACCGTCGGAAAGTCATGGTGCTAAGACCCCATAGCACCAGGGCACTAGAACAACAAGCATCGCCGATAAAGAAAAGCGCAGATTGGAAGGATCCAGCATGTAGACACACACAGTGGCGGAGGCAGAGGTGCTGGCAGGggccctgccccccccccccccccccccccccccaaacacaACTATATGTGCTCCAGATCCTTCATTTGTCAAGCAAAATTAGCTAGATTTAGGTGATTTGGCCCTCTCTAACATCATATGACATGTTTGGCCCCCTCTATATTGAGTTTCTGGCTCTGCCACAGGACACACGAACACAGACGAATGAAGACAGCATCCACCAAAGACAAAGGCTGACCGAAACCCACGAGATCTGCTGGAGGCAAACCTGAACACGTCCTCCGACGATGTTAGAAACACCACAGGGACAGGGACTAGTTAAGCAGAAGTAAAACTACATCTATGTCtatagaccacctagcgacgactactaGCACTGGAGTGAGCCGAAGGCGTGCCGCCTTCTTCACCCCTCCCTCATCGGTGACGGGCAAACCTTGTTGTACTTGACCGTCAGCAAGTCGTGGTGCTAAGATCCATAGGACCAGTGTGGTAGAACAGCAACCGCCGCCGATGAAAAGAAGCGTAGATCGGAAGGATCAAACATGTAGACACGCAAACACAGACGAACGAAGACAGGATCCACGTGGATCCATCGAATACACACGTCGACCGAATCCTGCGAGATCTGCTAGAGACAAACCTCAACACGCCCTCCGACGATGCTAGAAACACCACAGGGACGGGGACTAGGCGGGGAAAACCTTATTCCAGCTTCAGAGAGCCGCGCGCCACCTCACGCTCTCTGAGCAGGACACAGACCCTAGCAAAACTCAAAAGAGCATGAAAAACGGAGCCCTTCCACAGGCAAGGGCCGAGATCCACCACGtgaaacgccctcgatgcggctatatctcccacgtgtcgaagcacgacttagaggcataaccgcattgaaagcaatgtcgcaagtgaggtaatcttcacaccacccatgtaatacataagggaaaaagatacatagttggcttacaatcgccacttcacacaattacatgaataaagcattacatcaaccagatacaatcaaggtccgactacggaaccaaaataaaagaaggctaccccaaaagctacatagatccccgatcgtcctgactgggctccactactgatcaactggaaacggaacaacataaaggacaagatcttcatcgagctcctccttgagcttggttgcgtcacctgctcggtaacatcggcacctgcaaactggttttggaagtatctgtgagtcacggggactcagcaatctcacaccctcacgatcaagactatttaagcttataggaagggtaaaaggtatgaggtggggctgcagcaagcgactagcatatattgtggctaacatacgcaaaagaaaGCGAGAAGGGAAGGCAAAAGCACAGTCGAacatctatgatcaagaagtgatcctagaacaacctacgtcaagcataactccaacaccgtgttcacttcctggaccccgccgagaagagaccatcacggtaacacacgcggttggtgcattttaattaaggtcaacttcaggttttctacaaccagacattaacaaattcccatctgcccataaccgcgggcacggctttcggaagttcaaatccctgcaggggtgtcccaacttagcccatcacaagctctcatggtcaacgaacgatattccttctagcgggaagacccgatcagactcggaatcccggttacaagacatcctcgacaatggtaaaacaagtccagcaacaccgcccgaacgtgccgacaaatcccgataggagctgcacatatctcgttctcagggcacactcagataggtcaagctacaagtaaaaccaaccatcaagttgccccgaggtggccccgcaggctgcccagttcggaccaacactcagaggagcactggcccggggggggggggttaaaaataaagatgacccttcagtctatagaacccaagggaaaaagaggctaggtggcgaatggtaaaaccaatgttgggcattgctggaggagttttattcaaggcaaactgtcaaggggttcccattataacccaaccgcgtaaggaacgcaaaatccgggaacataacaccgatatgacggaaactagggcggcaagagtggaacaaaacaccaggcataaggccgatccttccaccctttaccaagtatatggatgcattaattaaataagatatattgtgctatcccaacaagtaaacatgttccaacaaggaacaacatctccatgttccaacaaggaacaaacttcaatcttcacctacaactaacaacgctataagaggggttgagcaaatcggtaacatagccaaacaacggtttgctaggacaaggtgggttagaggcttggttcaacaatatacaAGGCATGATacgcaagtggtaggtatcgcagcataggcatatcaaaagagcgagcaactagcaagcaaagatagaagtgatttcgagggtatggtcatcttgcctgaaaacccgcaaggaagaagaatgagtccactaagaagacaaacggacgtagatgaacgggtcctcacaaatgcgacgtcaTCGGAACcgacccgaagaagcaacaccggaaagaagcacacaacaatagtaaacaaccaacacatgaacatgatatgatatgcgggatgcggtatgtgatggatatgcatgatttgcaaaggaaagattgaacctggcctcaacttggaaatccaagagtgccactggaaaggtgaggtgatttcggttgaaatcgatataaagatcaccggaatcggatgcacggtttggaaatggcaagcaaaacaaatatggcaccggtctgcgataaacagcaagtaaccaactaaatgcaacaagataaatatgctacaacagttaaacatggcaaaaaaatacatggcagggatccactcaagatgctcgacaaaagatgaacactgagctacggctaattaatccattaacaggttcaaacaagcatggcaaaagtgcaaaagataataggtttcagacttagtgaaattaacacaagtctggaatttatcatcaggaagcacactttagagcatgcaaactacatgctacaggaacttaacatggcaaagcaaggcatggaatgaagctactcaaagcacttaacaaaagtcccttagtgaccttgagccaaaagggatcagaaagtacaattgcaagcatgtgaacatggcaaaaaaacataaacagattcagacttagtgaaaaactggagcatgcaaaacagttaacgagtaggcatgtttacgacctcgatgcactcactacagagcatggcatgacaaactaagcatacacccatcaagaagacatggtataaaagctagacatggcaagaacaacaacatagcatgcacggatcaatagcaacatcctcagtaaaatcgctaacaagtcaacaatctgacaagattcacgaaatagcaaaagtagagctcgattggctcaagctagggtgctccataatgcaaacaaagacatggatggatagagcaccacaatattaacaaaacatcattactgatcaacctcaaaagaggcatggatcactaggaaacaataagaacatatggcataacgacaaaatcaggacaaggactttaGAGAAATtataagtccctgaaatcagcattaccgattacgctactttgcaagcttgtgctagtcaccacacatatcacaaaaatacatggtaagcacctctgtaaagatggcatggcatataacaaaactcatgtagagctcaggatcatatcatgcacacaataatcatggcaaaaaatgacaaatatctatttgatgaaacagatctggcaattttatcacatagccctcttccaacagcatttcgggcatcaagatgagctcaaatgaaaatgatgcaatgagatgaaatgacgtactcttcgagacgaacattttgatatgctacacgcccaaaacggagatACGGATGCGGAGTTAGGGCATGATGAATATGGGCATATGAATCTGGAAATTtgggggacttagtgaaattctaccTCCGCGAAAAGTCAACGGTATGGAGGGATCCGAGACGACGAGATCCGGATCGGGCGAGGGTGCGTTTGGTTCGGGGGAgtggtggatctcatcccacTCCGCGGATCCGGCCGGACTTCGAACTCCGGCGAGGCGCGTGGAGGCGGTGGAGCTCCAGCGAGCATGGGGCAGGGGGCGGCGCCGTTGGACGACGCCGGCGAGGAGGTCCGTGGGCAGCGGCGGAAGGCGACCGGCGCGGCGATGCGGATGGCGGCACCGGCGAGGAACCGGAGCGGCGGCGCGGTAgagaggcggcgggcggcggcgcagatCCGGCGGAAGTCGCCGGCAGGAggaggcgcggcggccggcgcaaGTGCGGCGAAGGGCGGCGGGCGGCTTGAAGCGAGGAGGCGCACGGGGAGGCgagggcctcgggcggcggcggcgcaccaGGCCGGGGGGGCGgatctgggcctcccgggccCGTGCGGGAGAGGCGACGAGGCAGGGCCAGGTGGCGGCGCCtgagtggaggagggaggcggcggtgacGACGTGGCGCCTCACGATTGGCTGCAGTGATGTGGCCGGCAAGATGGACGCGTCCGCCGGCGAGCGGACATGTCCAGCGGCGcggagggagttggatctagggtttgtacTGCGAGAAATTTCGGGGGGAGCAGATATTTATAGGTaaagggagctaggagagtccaaatgaggtgcggttttcggccacgcgatcgtgatcgaacgaccgagatgatggaggaggtttaggtgggttttgggccaaattggaagggtgttgggctgcaacacaaatgaggccttatcggtccctcggttaaccgttggagtatcaaacgaagtccaaatgaaacgaaacttgacaggcggtctaccagtagtaaaccaaggccatatgacaagtcttggtccaatctgaaaacgtttaacacccacacacgaaaagaggtagaaagggacaccggatgacataggagcgctggattgcaaaacggacaacggggaaaatgctcggatgcatgagacgaacatgtatgcaaatgaaatgcacatgatgacatgatatgcaatgcatgacacgcaagcaaagacaaggccaacaacaacgaataactagaggacacctgtcacatcggtcacggggcgcTACACCACGCCTCCATGGCCCTAACACCACATGAGACGAGGTAGACTGGCGGCAGTTCCAGCGGGAGGCACGAGAAACTCTAGCCAAAAGGGTCCTCTTCCACATGAAGGAAGAAAACAATCGCTTTTCTGTCCGACTATTTCTAGTCTACTATTTTTCTGATCGCTAGTGTTTTCGGATCGCTGTTTTTTCTATGTCTCAAAATATCTTCTGAAGTTTAAAGAATGTTCacaaatttcataaaatgcttgTGAATTACAAAAAATGATCGCAGATTCGAAGAATGTCCGTGAATTAAAAAATTAATTCAAAAGGTGTTCGTGAATTGAAAAAGTGTTCATGAATTTGCAACCATGTTTACGAGTACTAGAAAATGTTTGTGGATCCAAcaaaaatcatgaatttgaaaatgaagtaaatatgccctagaggcaacaataaagttgttatttatatttccttatatcatgataaatttttattatacacgctagaattgtattaaccggaaacttgatacatgtgtgaatacatagacaaaacaaagtgtccctagaaTGCCTTTattagactagctcgttaatcaaagatggttaagtttcctaaccatagacatatgttctcatttgatgaacgagatcacatcattaggagaatgatgtgatggacaagatacATCTGTTAgtttagcataatgattgttaagttttattgctattgctttcttcatgacttatacatattcctttgactatgagattatacaactcccgaataccataggaataccttgtgtgctatcaaacgtcacaatgtaaatgggtgattataaagatgctctacaggtatgtctgaaggtgtttgttgggttggcatagatcgagattaggatttgtcactctaagtatcgaagaggtatctctgggccctctcggtaatgcacatcatgataagacttgcaagcaatgtgcctaatgagttagtcacgggaagatgcattatggaatgagtgaagagacttcccggtaacgagattgaactaggtatgaagataccaatgatctaatctcgggcaagtaacataccaatgacaaagggaatgacgtatgttgtcattacggtttgaccgataaatatctttgTATAATATGTgagaaccaatatgagcatcgaggttccactgttggttattgaccggagaggtgtctcggtcatgtctacatggttctcaaacccgtagggtccgcacgcttaacgttcgatgacgatttgtattatgagttatgtgttttgttGACTGAAGATGCTTCGTAGTTTGTATTGGACTAGAGGAGGGGGCggcgctgataacccacaagtataggggatcgcaacagttttcgataagtaagagtgtcgaacccaacgaggagctaaaggtagaacaaatattccctcaagttctatcgaccaccgatacaactctacgcacacttgatgtttgctttacctagaacaagtatgaaactagaagtactttgtaggtgtttttggataggtttgcaagataataaagagcaagtaaataaaagttaggggctgtttaggtaaagaagcaatataGTCAGTAtaacgagtgtggaaaagtggtggtaggagttacgaaattgtccctaagcaattgactacgttactagaccgatagcaagttttatgtgggagaggccactgctagcatgtcatccctgacttcgaattctatgcacttatgattggaactattagcaagcgtccgcaaatactaacgttcattaaggtaaaacccaaccatagcattaagatatattggtcccccttcaatcccatatgcatcaatttctatgctaggttgaagcttctgtcactcttgccctccaatacatagtcctatcaacatacaactaaccctatggtgtgatccatgcacgcgctcatatgatgggcaccaaaggacagcaacataaacacaagcaaattaaatgaatcatagtaattcatcaaccaccgataggacaacgaaaatctactcagacatcattggatggcaacacatcattggataataatatgaagcataaagcaccatgttcaagtagagggtacaacgggttgcgggagagtggaccgttgtagatagaggggggaaggtgatggagatgttggtaagatggcggaggtgttggtgtagattgtggtgatgatgatggcccccggcggcgttccggcgccaccggaagcgagggggagagagccacccttcttcttcttcttccttgaccttctccctaggtgggagaagggtttcccctctggtccatggcctccatggaggcggaggggtgagagcccctccgagattggatatgtctctctgtttctgcgttctcagattctgccttttcaccgtttcttatattctcgaagatctgtaactccgattgggctgaaattttaacatgatctctatccggatattagctttttTGCGGCGAACGAAGGGCATCAAtcaccttacggggtggccatgagggcccagggcgtgcctgaccccctggggtgcgccccctgcctcgtggccccctcagGCATCGTCTCGCGCTGATTTTTCTTCCcgaaaatcacatatattccaaaaaaaatatccgtcagtttttatcccgtttggactccgtttgatatggatttactgcgaaacaaaaaacatgcaacaaacatgaactggcacttggcactggatcaataCGTTAGtgcccaaaaatagtataaaaagttgccaaaagtatatgaaagttgtataatattggcatggaacaataaaaaattatagagagacgtatcagcacccccaagcttaattcatgctcgtcctcgagtaggtaaatgataaaaaagataatttttgatgtggaatgctacctagcataatcttgacaatatatctaatcatggcatgcatattaagacacgagtgattcaaagcaatagtctatcatttgacattaagacaataatacttcaagcatactaataaagcaatcatgtcttttcaaaataacatggccaaagagagttatccctacaaaatcatatggtctggctatactccatcttcaccacacaaaatattcaaatcatgcacaaccccgatgacaagccaagcaattgtttcatacttttgatgttctcaaaccttttcaacttcacgcaatacatgagcatgagccatggatatagcactatagatggaatagaatatgatgatggaggttgtgtggagaagacaaaaaggaagaatgtctcacatcgacgcggctaatcaacgggctatggagatgcccatcaattgatgtcaatatgaggagtagggattaccatggaacggatgcactaagagctataaatgtatgaaagctcaaactgaaactaagtgggtgtgcatccaacttgcttgctcatgaagatctcgggcatttgaggaagcccatcatcggaatatacaagccaagttctataatgaaaatttccactactatatgaaagtgataactcaagagactctctatatgaagaacatggtgctactctgaagcacaagtgt
Coding sequences within it:
- the LOC125543363 gene encoding uncharacterized protein LOC125543363, with translation MADMSSPTGQARPAAPMATADLEAAIAALPVRKQRLRETFDRLVACAPPHYHLPFTWDDIDAHVSSLHASLSLRFRQMQQQPHPGAPVSATAIHDAEQPHPCVPVPATATPADGQPDPCVPVSATHGESIQEDEEMVMEDEDASPVQEDDRVEDAGMGFVGAPWRQAGGTRDQEFPVPARAHALDAGSPMLRQPYTAFPPEVHSQLNLPMLQRQQPYMRYQQQEFPAMAVARNTYNIPPMVQQPYPYHNIPPMVQRPYVPYFRQEFSPDFRQEFFPDDDVTRQPFRQEFSPGFRQDFFPDDDVTRQPFRQEFSFRQEFFPDVTRQARMGIDHVLQEQYMAMAHHRPYSPQQQYMAHHQPHFPVAQAPSAHGQGSNTKRRPPSKTTDTDNINVRSSKPSKKSRRNFHKHHGKPKPNNEPFQKKTIYDYF